GGATGTCGTCCAGGCGCGGCGTCACTGCTGATCCTTCGTGTCGGTCATGATCTTGCGCAGACGGGCAAGCGCTCGGTGCTGCGCGACGCGGACGGCGCCGGGAGTCATGTCAAGAGCGGCGGCGGTTTCTTCGGCAGACATGCCCACGGCAACCCGAAGCGTGAGGATCTCGCGCTGTTGTTCGTTCAGCTGGTCGAGGTAGGCATGCACCTGCGCCGATCGGTCGGCCTCGAGCGCGTGCTCCTCGGGGGTCAGTCGCGCGTCGGTCTGCTCGGGAAGATCATCGCTGGGCACTGCACCACGCAGCACGCCGCGCTGGGCGTCGACCACCTTGTGGGAAGCGATGCGATAGACGAATGCCTCGAACGGGGCGCCTTGGTCGACGTATCGAGGCAGCGCCGTCAACACGGCCACACACACCTCCTGAGCAACGTCTGCCGCGGCGTCCGAGGTCGCGGAGAAACGGCCGAGCCGGGCTCGGGCGTAGCGCAACGCGATCTCGTGGACGCCTGCCATCAAAGCGGCTGCCGCAGCATCGCTTCCTGCACGAGCCTCAGCAGCCAGGTCCCGCAGGGGGATCTGCGCTTCCGATGGGGACATCGTGCGAGCGGCCCAGTTTGTTACAGGTCGGTGGGCAGCGTTTGGCGATCCGCTCATCCTGCCTTCCCGGGTCCTCGTCGTCGGTTCCTGAACCCCGTCCCGGCCGAATTCCTGGACAGATGACCAAGGGGCGCACTCACCAGAGTAGGCATCCACCTGCCGTGCTCGTCAAATGCCGGTTGACCTGCCGATGCCGGAATGCGAAGCGCCCCGGTCCGTGAGGAACCGGGGCGCTTGCCTGGATGGACCGCCTCAGTGAGCGTGTCCGTGGCCTGCGGCCGCGGGCTCTTCCTCTTCCGGCTTCTCCACCACGAGCGTGTCGGTGGTGAGCACCATCGACGCGATGGACGCCGCGTTGCGCAGCGCGGAACGGGTGACCTTGACCGGGTCGATGACGCCGGCCTTGATCAGGTCGCCGTACTCGCCGGTGGCGGCGTTGAGGCCGCTGCCCAGCGGCTGCTCACCGACCTTCGACACCGCAACATAACCCTCGAGGCCCGCGTTCTCGGCGATCCAGCGCAGCGGCTCGGCGGCCGCCTTGCGGACGATGTTCGCGCCCGTGGCCTCGTCGCCCTCGAGCTGCAGGGAGTCGAGCGCCGAGACGGCGTGGATGAGCGCCGAGCCACCACCGGCGACAATGCCCTCCTCGATCGCCGCACGGGTGGCGGAGATCGCGTCCTCGATGCGGTGCTTCTTCTCCTTCAGCTCCACCTCGGTGTGGGCGCCGACCTTGATGACGCAGACGCCGCCGGCCAGCTTGGCGAGACGCTCCTGGAGCTTCTCGCGGTCCCAGTCGGAGTCGGTGCGCTCGATCTCGGCCTTCAGCTCCTTCACGCGACCGTCGACGTCGGCGGTGTCGCCCTGGCCGTCGATGATCGTGGTGGAGTCCTTGGTGACCACGACGCGGCGGGCCTGGCCCAGCACGTCCAGGTCAGCCTGGTCGAGCTTGAGGCCGACCTCCTCGGCGATGACCTGACCACCGGTGAGGATGGCCATGTCCTGCAGCATCGCCTTGCGACGGTCACCGAAACCGGGGGCCTTGACCGCGACGACGTTGAAGGTGCCGCGGATCTTGTTGACCACCAGGGTCGACAGCGCTTCGCCGTCGATGTCCTCGGCAATGATCACCAGCGGCTTGCCCGACTGGACGACCTTCTCCAGCACCGGCAGGACGTCGGCGATCGCCGAGATCTTGCCCTGGTTGATCAGGATGTAGGCGTCCTCGAGGACGGCCTCCATCCGCTCCGGATCGGTCACGAAGTAGGGCGAGATGTAGCCCTTGTCGAACTGCATGCCCTCGGTGAAGTCGAGCTCGGTCACCGCCGTCGAGGACTCCTCGACCGTGATGACACCGTCCTTGCCGACCTTGTCGAACGCGTCGGCGATGAGGCCACCGATCGTGGTGTCCTGCGCGGACAGGGATGCGACCTGAGCGATCTCTTCCTTGCCGTCGACCTCGCGGGCATTGGACAGCAACTGGTCGTTGACGGCCTCGACGGCCTTGTCCATGCCGCGCTTCAGACCGGACGGCGAGGCGCCGGCGGCCACGTTGCGCAGACCCTCCTTGACCATCGCCTGGGCGAGGACGGTCGCGGTGGTGGTGCCGTCACCGGCGATGTCGTTGGTCTTGGTGGCGACCTCCTTGGCGAGCTGCGCGCCGAGGTTCTCGTAGGGGTCGTCCAGCTCGACCTCACGGGCGATGGTGACGCCGTCGTTGGTGATGGTCGGGGCGCCCCACTTCTTGTCGATGACGACGTTGCGGCCCTTGGGGCCGAGCGTCACCTTGACGGCGTTGGCGAGTGCGTCAACACCGCGCTCGAGCGACTTACGCGCGTCGTCGTTGAACTCCAGGGTCTTTGCCATGGTGATGGAAGTCCTTGTCTTTCAGTCTCTTTCGAGAGGTCCTGGGTGGACCGGGGAATGTGCGACGCCCCGGATCGCGGCCCGCAGAGGGCGGCGAGCCGGGGCGCCTTGAATGCTCGTGAGGCCGATCAGCGCTCGACGATGGCGAGCACGTCGCGCGCCGAGAGGATCAGCAGCTCCTGGCCGCCGTACTTCACCTCGGTGCCGCCGTACTTGGAGTAGATGACCTTGTCGCCGACCTTGATGTCCATAGGGACACGCTCGTCACCGTCCTCGTTGAAGCGGCCGGGGCCGACAGCGACGACCTCGCCCTCCTGGGGCTTCTCCTTGGCGGTGTCCGGGATGACCAGACCGGAAGCGGTGGTCTGCTCGGCCTCGACGGCCTTGACCACGATGCGGTCCTCGAGCGGCTTGATGTTCACCACAGCGGATCCTTTCTACGTTGTACCCACCGCGTCGTGCGGCGGAAGTTTGCCCTGTGACTCACCGGCTCCCGGGCTCCGGTCGCCGTCGCGGGGGTCGACCTGAGCCTTTGCGGAGCCGGCACTGTCACAGGCTGAGTGCCACTGGCGAATCTAGCACTCGCATACGTCGAGTGCTAACTGCCGTCCGACACTCTTCATTCCGTTCGGGCGGGCAGGATGGGGACATGCGATTCGGACCCGCGCCGACCCACACCATCGCCCATCTGAGCGACCCGCACCTGCTCGCGGACGGGCGCCGGCTGCACGGGGTGATCGACGTGATCGACAACCTGCGCCGCACCCTGGACCAAGTGGTTCGCACCGGTCGGTCCATCGACGCGATGGTGTTCACCGGCGACCTCGCCGACCTCGGCGAACCGGACGCATATCGCGCACTGCGTGAGATCGTCGAGCCCGCGGCTAAGGAGTTGTCCTGCACGGTCATCTGGGTCATGGGCAACCACGACGAACGTGCGCCGTACGCCCGCGGGCTCTTCGATCTCGCGGTGGACGACGAGCCGCAGGATCGCGTGTACGACCTGCGCGGGCTTCGGGTGATCGCGCTGGACAGCACGGTGACCGGCTACCACCACGGTGCGATCGACGACGACCAGATCGCCTGGCTGGCAGACCGGCTGAGTACGCCCAGTCAGTACGCCACCTTGCTCGCGCTGCATCACCCGCCACTGGTCTCGGCTGTCGACCTGATGAATGTCATCGGCCTCGACAACCAGGACGCCTTCGCATCGGTGCTGCGTGGCAGCGATGTCCGGGCGATCCTGGCCGGGCACCTGCACCACAGCTGTCACGGCACGTTCGCGGGCATCCCGGTCTCGGTGGCGGCCGCGTCCTGCTACTCCCTGGACGGCGGGGCGCCGAACGGAGCGCTGGTCGGGGTCGACGGGCGTCAAGGCTTCGACCTGGTCGACATACATCCGCACGGGCTGGTGCACACTCACATTCCGCTCGGCTCTCCCCCGGTGGTCAGCGGGTTCTCGCCGCAGGTGCAGGACGCGCTGGCCGCGCTCTCGCCGGCGGAGCGCCGCGAGGCCTTCTCCAGCAAGTCCTCCACCTGGACGCCGTCCTGATGGATGCCTTTCTCGTCGAGCGAATCCTGTCGGACGACGGCCGTTCGCTGCTCGACTCGCTGCCTTCGTACGACCCTGCTTCGGTGATGGCGTTGACGACGCGACTGCGCGCACAGGGCCACGATCCCGAACTCGTCAGTGCCGTGCTAACACAGTCGGCGCTGCGACACAGGGCGGTGGAGAAGTTCGGACCCGACGCCGCGCGGATGTTCTTCACTCCCGACGGACTCGAGCAGGCCACCCGTCCGCGCATCGCCGACGGGCACGCGGCCCGCTTCGCAGCCGCGGGCGTGAACCACGTGTACGACCTCGGTTGCGGAATCGGCTCGGACGCACGGGCATTCGCTCGCGCCGGACTTGCCGTGCACGCATTCGACCTGGACCCTGCGACTGCGGCGATCGCACGCGCGAACCTGCCCGGCGGTACGACGGTGTCGGTCGAGGACGTCACGACCGCCGACGTCCCCTCACACGTGGGTGTCTGGCTCGATCCGGCGCGGCGCACCTCGGGCGTTGCCGACATCACCGGCCGGACCAGGCGCACCTTCCGGCTGGAGGATCTCCTGCCGTCCTGGAATTTCGTCACCGCTCTGGGGGCCTCCGGACGAGCGGTGGGCGCCAAGCTCAGTCCTTCCTTCCCACGCTCGGCACTCCCCGACGGAGCGTCGGCGCAGTGGACCTCCCTCGGTGGCGAGGTGCTGGAGTGCTGCGTCTGGTTCGGCCCTGTCGCCGACGACTCGCGGTTCACGGCTCGCGTCCTCACTGCAACGGACGACGTCGTGATTCGCAGCGAGCACATCGCCGCAGAGACCGACAGCGTCGACGGCCTGGCAGCCTTCCTCTACGAAGCTGACCGGGCGGTCGTGCGTGCAGGGGTGACCGGCGCGCTCGCCGACGCAGTGGACGGCACCGAACTGGCCCCCGGCCTCGGCCACGTCACCGGTGACGTGCGTGTCGATGTTCCG
This is a stretch of genomic DNA from Yimella lutea. It encodes these proteins:
- the shbA gene encoding RNA polymerase sigma factor ShbA, whose translation is MSPSEAQIPLRDLAAEARAGSDAAAAALMAGVHEIALRYARARLGRFSATSDAAADVAQEVCVAVLTALPRYVDQGAPFEAFVYRIASHKVVDAQRGVLRGAVPSDDLPEQTDARLTPEEHALEADRSAQVHAYLDQLNEQQREILTLRVAVGMSAEETAAALDMTPGAVRVAQHRALARLRKIMTDTKDQQ
- the groES gene encoding co-chaperone GroES — translated: MNIKPLEDRIVVKAVEAEQTTASGLVIPDTAKEKPQEGEVVAVGPGRFNEDGDERVPMDIKVGDKVIYSKYGGTEVKYGGQELLILSARDVLAIVER
- a CDS encoding THUMP-like domain-containing protein, whose protein sequence is MDAFLVERILSDDGRSLLDSLPSYDPASVMALTTRLRAQGHDPELVSAVLTQSALRHRAVEKFGPDAARMFFTPDGLEQATRPRIADGHAARFAAAGVNHVYDLGCGIGSDARAFARAGLAVHAFDLDPATAAIARANLPGGTTVSVEDVTTADVPSHVGVWLDPARRTSGVADITGRTRRTFRLEDLLPSWNFVTALGASGRAVGAKLSPSFPRSALPDGASAQWTSLGGEVLECCVWFGPVADDSRFTARVLTATDDVVIRSEHIAAETDSVDGLAAFLYEADRAVVRAGVTGALADAVDGTELAPGLGHVTGDVRVDVPYARRYRVRQAVPFNIKNLRAWLRSNDIGRVTVKKRGVRFDDARFVRDLKLKGDASALILVTRLAQSQIVLVLEPDDSDEPDPRP
- a CDS encoding metallophosphoesterase yields the protein MRFGPAPTHTIAHLSDPHLLADGRRLHGVIDVIDNLRRTLDQVVRTGRSIDAMVFTGDLADLGEPDAYRALREIVEPAAKELSCTVIWVMGNHDERAPYARGLFDLAVDDEPQDRVYDLRGLRVIALDSTVTGYHHGAIDDDQIAWLADRLSTPSQYATLLALHHPPLVSAVDLMNVIGLDNQDAFASVLRGSDVRAILAGHLHHSCHGTFAGIPVSVAAASCYSLDGGAPNGALVGVDGRQGFDLVDIHPHGLVHTHIPLGSPPVVSGFSPQVQDALAALSPAERREAFSSKSSTWTPS
- the groL gene encoding chaperonin GroEL (60 kDa chaperone family; promotes refolding of misfolded polypeptides especially under stressful conditions; forms two stacked rings of heptamers to form a barrel-shaped 14mer; ends can be capped by GroES; misfolded proteins enter the barrel where they are refolded when GroES binds), whose product is MAKTLEFNDDARKSLERGVDALANAVKVTLGPKGRNVVIDKKWGAPTITNDGVTIAREVELDDPYENLGAQLAKEVATKTNDIAGDGTTTATVLAQAMVKEGLRNVAAGASPSGLKRGMDKAVEAVNDQLLSNAREVDGKEEIAQVASLSAQDTTIGGLIADAFDKVGKDGVITVEESSTAVTELDFTEGMQFDKGYISPYFVTDPERMEAVLEDAYILINQGKISAIADVLPVLEKVVQSGKPLVIIAEDIDGEALSTLVVNKIRGTFNVVAVKAPGFGDRRKAMLQDMAILTGGQVIAEEVGLKLDQADLDVLGQARRVVVTKDSTTIIDGQGDTADVDGRVKELKAEIERTDSDWDREKLQERLAKLAGGVCVIKVGAHTEVELKEKKHRIEDAISATRAAIEEGIVAGGGSALIHAVSALDSLQLEGDEATGANIVRKAAAEPLRWIAENAGLEGYVAVSKVGEQPLGSGLNAATGEYGDLIKAGVIDPVKVTRSALRNAASIASMVLTTDTLVVEKPEEEEPAAAGHGHAH